A genome region from Natronobeatus ordinarius includes the following:
- a CDS encoding alkaline phosphatase family protein, whose product MATIAIGLDGANWTLLEEWLAEGALPNLERLIETGIGGTSESCLPPLTVPNWKCYATGKNPGKLGVFRFDRIDTESQTHTFHDATDFQSAELWDYLNDDGYTTGIVNKPSTYPPKSVDGFVVAGGPDASESEYRSLETGFTHPPDLADSLREELDYSVHPSPMISPSEKGAQEVDAILELIESRFEAAEWLLQREQPDFLHLTVFYNMALQHYFWRDEPVFRAWKVIDRNLARFMDDGHDLILLSDHGTCHVETVFYVNVWLEEHGYLTTTASLDRWLGRAGVTRERALSLAKRFGMVDVLSTVVPERVQKIVPWEEGVKRDRVLSAIDWEETRAVASTQGPLYLTLEPDSPAYEQTREELIDELRGLTHPETGDPIITDVHRGEEYYRGPYAESAPDLLLEQGPNVHTSDAIGPQSWHASTGVWKGGNMPNGLFLLNGPRFREGGLDGHARIVDLAPTILYAMDVAIPIDVDGTVLDVFPERVDDHLEYRQPLSGSSGDGRDATEEIEERLTDLGYLE is encoded by the coding sequence GTGGCGACGATCGCGATCGGACTGGACGGCGCGAACTGGACGTTACTCGAGGAGTGGCTCGCCGAGGGCGCGTTGCCGAACCTCGAGCGCCTGATCGAAACCGGGATCGGCGGCACGAGCGAGAGCTGTTTGCCGCCGTTGACGGTCCCAAACTGGAAGTGCTATGCGACGGGGAAAAATCCCGGGAAGCTCGGCGTCTTCCGATTCGACAGGATCGACACCGAGTCACAGACGCACACGTTCCACGACGCCACTGACTTCCAGAGTGCGGAACTGTGGGACTACCTCAACGACGACGGTTACACGACCGGAATCGTGAACAAACCGTCGACGTATCCACCGAAATCCGTCGACGGCTTCGTCGTCGCCGGCGGGCCGGACGCGTCGGAATCGGAGTATCGGTCGCTCGAAACCGGCTTCACCCACCCACCCGATCTCGCAGACTCGCTGCGGGAGGAACTCGACTACTCAGTTCACCCGTCTCCGATGATCTCGCCGTCCGAGAAGGGAGCACAGGAAGTCGACGCGATACTCGAGCTCATCGAGTCGCGGTTCGAAGCTGCCGAGTGGCTGCTCCAGCGCGAACAGCCCGACTTCCTTCACCTGACCGTCTTCTACAATATGGCCCTCCAGCACTACTTCTGGCGGGACGAGCCGGTGTTTCGAGCCTGGAAGGTGATCGACAGAAACCTGGCCCGGTTCATGGACGACGGCCACGATCTGATTCTCCTCTCCGATCACGGCACCTGTCACGTCGAAACGGTGTTTTACGTCAACGTGTGGCTCGAGGAGCACGGCTACCTGACGACGACGGCGAGCCTCGATCGGTGGCTCGGACGGGCCGGGGTGACCAGAGAGCGTGCGCTGTCGCTCGCCAAGCGGTTCGGAATGGTCGACGTGCTCAGCACCGTGGTTCCAGAGCGCGTGCAGAAGATCGTCCCGTGGGAGGAAGGCGTAAAGCGCGATCGGGTACTGTCGGCGATCGACTGGGAGGAGACGCGTGCCGTTGCCAGTACCCAGGGGCCACTCTACCTGACGCTCGAGCCCGATTCGCCCGCCTACGAGCAGACGCGGGAAGAACTCATCGACGAGCTTCGGGGGCTGACCCACCCCGAGACGGGCGACCCGATCATCACCGACGTCCATCGTGGCGAAGAGTACTACCGGGGGCCGTACGCCGAATCGGCACCCGACTTGCTCCTCGAGCAGGGGCCGAACGTCCACACGAGCGACGCGATCGGCCCGCAGTCGTGGCACGCGTCGACCGGCGTCTGGAAGGGCGGAAACATGCCGAACGGACTCTTCCTGCTGAACGGCCCACGGTTCCGTGAGGGAGGGCTCGACGGCCACGCCCGGATCGTCGACCTCGCGCCGACGATCCTCTACGCGATGGACGTGGCGATCCCGATCGACGTGGATGGCACCGTCCTCGACGTGTTTCCCGAACGCGTAGACGACCACCTCGAGTATCGCCAGCCACTTTCGGGCTCGAGCGGCGACGGGCGAGACGCGACCGAAGAGATCGAAGAACGGCTCACGGACCTCGGCTACCTCGAGTGA
- a CDS encoding glycosyltransferase family 2 protein, with product MYRGHTVGVVVPAYNEAGFVGEVIETMPEYVDRVYVIDDGSTDGTWSEIDAAAQKANDEYGNDRAALAATDGGSPFETRVVPIRHERNRGVGAALKTGYLAALEDDLDVTAVMGGDGQMDPDILPRFLDPIIDGKADYTKGNRLLYKEFRQGMPKWRFLGNAILTFLTKIASGYWKMMDPQNGYTAISHHALENVGIESMYEYYGYCNDLLVRLNAKGMRVADVAMPAVYGDEESSIRYATYIRKVSSLLLRDFLWRLKVRYLVLDFHPLALFYVIGAVTALLGTAGGLWSLYAWTMYGHSLFVRGSLSMLLLITGSMFLMFAMLFDMQANEAREVQIHD from the coding sequence GTGTATAGGGGGCACACGGTTGGCGTCGTGGTCCCCGCGTACAACGAAGCGGGGTTCGTCGGTGAGGTGATCGAGACGATGCCCGAGTACGTCGATCGGGTGTACGTGATCGACGACGGGTCGACCGACGGCACCTGGTCGGAGATCGACGCCGCAGCGCAGAAAGCGAACGATGAGTACGGAAACGACCGGGCGGCGCTTGCCGCGACCGATGGCGGGTCGCCGTTCGAGACGCGCGTCGTTCCGATCCGACACGAACGCAATCGCGGCGTCGGCGCAGCACTCAAGACCGGCTACCTGGCGGCGCTCGAGGACGACCTCGACGTCACGGCCGTCATGGGCGGTGACGGACAGATGGATCCCGACATCCTGCCGCGGTTTCTCGACCCGATCATCGACGGCAAAGCCGATTACACGAAAGGAAACCGACTGCTGTACAAGGAGTTCCGGCAGGGGATGCCGAAGTGGCGTTTTCTCGGCAACGCGATCCTGACGTTCCTGACGAAGATCGCGAGCGGCTACTGGAAGATGATGGACCCGCAGAACGGCTACACGGCGATCTCACACCACGCCCTCGAGAACGTCGGCATCGAGTCGATGTACGAGTACTACGGCTACTGTAACGACCTGCTGGTGCGGCTGAACGCGAAGGGGATGCGCGTCGCCGACGTCGCGATGCCCGCCGTCTACGGCGACGAGGAGTCGAGCATCAGGTACGCCACCTACATTCGAAAGGTCTCGAGCCTGCTGCTCCGTGACTTCCTCTGGCGGCTGAAAGTCCGCTACCTCGTGCTCGACTTTCACCCCCTCGCGCTGTTTTACGTCATCGGGGCAGTCACGGCGCTTCTCGGCACGGCCGGCGGACTCTGGTCGCTGTACGCCTGGACGATGTACGGCCACTCGCTGTTCGTCCGTGGCTCGCTGAGCATGCTGTTGCTCATCACGGGGAGTATGTTCCTCATGTTCGCGATGCTGTTCGACATGCAGGCGAACGAGGCCCGAGAGGTGCAGATCCATGACTAG
- a CDS encoding nucleotide sugar dehydrogenase, with amino-acid sequence MTDTRAERTHRQLYGVEHSDELRESLTSGAIPVAVYGLGKMGLPLAATLAETTGNVVGADVDPAVVDAVNAGESHVKREPGLDELVAETVAEGALTATADPREAAAAGAVHVVIVPTPITDDHEPDYSILDDVVADVATGLEPGDLVIVECTVPPRTAADRVRPALEEASGLERGEFGVAVCPERTSSGRALEDIRGAYPKVVGGVDEESTRAAAILYEALTNAAVIRVSDATTAEAVKVFEGVYRDVNIGLANELARFTDDLEIDVREAIEVANTLPYCDIHEPGPGVGGHCIPFYPYFLIDPFETDAPLLEAARTVNDSMPAFTVAKLREEFAAEGVDLSETSILLLGLTYRPGVEEIRASPSLAIAEQLSGAGATVYGVDPLLDSFETFDLEALALEAVYDSPFDGVVLVTPHEEFQSIRWADLERESGTLVVVDGRDALETEAVAGAGHRVYTLGSDASGGDREDASGGDYGGGRGV; translated from the coding sequence ATGACTGATACGAGGGCCGAAAGAACGCACCGACAGCTGTACGGCGTCGAGCACTCGGATGAGTTACGCGAGTCGCTGACGTCGGGGGCGATTCCCGTCGCCGTCTACGGCCTCGGAAAGATGGGGCTTCCGCTGGCGGCGACCCTCGCCGAGACGACGGGGAACGTCGTCGGTGCGGACGTCGATCCGGCCGTCGTCGACGCCGTCAACGCCGGGGAGTCCCACGTGAAGCGGGAACCGGGGCTGGACGAGCTCGTAGCCGAAACCGTCGCCGAGGGCGCGCTCACGGCCACGGCAGATCCACGAGAGGCGGCGGCGGCCGGCGCGGTTCACGTCGTGATCGTCCCGACGCCGATCACCGACGACCACGAGCCCGATTACTCGATCCTCGACGACGTCGTCGCCGACGTCGCCACGGGGCTCGAGCCGGGTGACCTCGTGATCGTCGAGTGTACGGTCCCGCCGCGAACGGCCGCCGACCGCGTTCGCCCCGCGCTCGAGGAGGCGTCGGGGCTCGAACGCGGCGAGTTCGGCGTGGCGGTCTGTCCGGAACGAACGTCCAGCGGGCGGGCACTCGAGGACATCCGGGGCGCCTATCCGAAAGTCGTCGGCGGTGTGGACGAGGAGAGTACCCGCGCAGCGGCGATCCTCTACGAGGCGCTCACCAACGCGGCGGTTATCCGGGTCTCCGACGCGACGACTGCGGAGGCGGTGAAGGTGTTCGAGGGCGTCTACCGTGACGTCAACATCGGCCTCGCGAACGAGCTCGCGCGATTCACCGACGACCTCGAGATCGACGTTCGGGAAGCCATCGAGGTCGCGAACACCCTGCCGTACTGTGACATTCACGAACCCGGGCCCGGCGTCGGCGGTCACTGCATTCCGTTCTATCCGTACTTCCTGATCGACCCCTTCGAGACCGACGCCCCGCTGCTCGAGGCGGCCCGTACGGTGAACGATTCGATGCCGGCGTTCACGGTGGCGAAGCTCCGCGAAGAGTTCGCCGCCGAAGGCGTCGACCTGTCGGAGACGTCGATTCTGTTGCTCGGGTTGACGTACCGTCCCGGCGTCGAGGAGATTCGAGCGTCACCCTCGCTCGCGATCGCCGAGCAGCTCTCCGGGGCGGGAGCGACCGTCTACGGCGTCGATCCGCTGCTCGACTCGTTCGAGACGTTCGATCTCGAGGCGCTCGCGCTCGAGGCGGTCTACGACAGCCCGTTCGACGGCGTCGTGCTCGTCACGCCACACGAGGAGTTCCAGTCGATCCGGTGGGCGGACCTCGAGCGGGAGTCGGGGACGCTCGTCGTCGTCGACGGACGGGACGCACTCGAGACCGAGGCGGTCGCGGGGGCGGGCCATCGCGTGTACACACTCGGAAGCGATGCGTCCGGCGGCGATCGTGAGGATGCTTCAGGCGGCGATTACGGGGGTGGACGCGGTGTATAG
- a CDS encoding Gfo/Idh/MocA family protein has translation MARERSPIDVGVIGVGTMGNHHARVYDALPTANLVGVSDVDERRARRVAQKYETSPMAFDRLLRSVDAVSVAVPTAHHYDVTTACLDAGVAPLVEKPIASDLEEGRRLRAAAARADVPVQVGHVERFNPAVTTLEEIVSDLSIVSVAAERLGPPPDRRIDDSAVLDLMIHDIDVVCSLLGETPETIESAGVRDNRYASALLSFDSGRVASLTASRLTQRKVRRLRLTARQCLVELDYTDQSIEIHRRSYPEYVERNGDVRYRHESIVERPQVSNDEPLRRQLESFLEAVATNDTPAVTIDDGVAALEIAHAIDENARREQRRTEIIDD, from the coding sequence ATGGCGCGTGAGCGGAGCCCGATCGACGTCGGCGTGATCGGCGTCGGAACGATGGGGAACCATCACGCACGGGTGTACGACGCCCTCCCGACGGCGAACCTGGTAGGCGTCTCCGACGTCGACGAGCGACGGGCGAGGCGGGTCGCTCAGAAGTACGAGACGAGCCCGATGGCGTTCGACCGACTCCTGCGCTCGGTCGACGCCGTCTCCGTCGCCGTCCCGACGGCACACCACTACGACGTCACGACGGCGTGTCTCGACGCAGGCGTCGCCCCGCTCGTGGAGAAACCGATCGCCAGCGACCTCGAGGAGGGACGGCGCCTTCGAGCGGCGGCGGCTCGAGCGGACGTCCCCGTCCAGGTCGGCCACGTCGAGCGATTCAACCCGGCGGTGACCACGCTCGAGGAGATCGTCTCCGACCTCTCGATCGTCAGCGTCGCGGCCGAACGGCTCGGGCCACCACCCGACCGACGGATCGACGACAGTGCGGTGCTCGATCTGATGATCCACGACATCGACGTCGTCTGCTCGCTGCTCGGGGAGACGCCCGAGACGATCGAGAGTGCCGGCGTTCGCGACAACCGGTACGCGTCGGCGCTCCTCTCGTTCGACTCGGGTCGAGTGGCCTCGCTGACGGCGAGCCGGCTGACACAGCGCAAGGTCAGACGCCTGCGACTCACCGCCAGGCAGTGTCTCGTCGAACTCGACTACACCGACCAGTCGATCGAGATCCACCGCCGATCGTACCCCGAGTACGTCGAGCGAAACGGCGACGTTCGGTACAGACACGAGAGCATCGTCGAGCGCCCGCAAGTGTCGAACGACGAACCGCTCCGGCGGCAACTCGAGTCGTTTCTCGAGGCCGTGGCGACGAACGACACGCCAGCGGTGACGATCGACGACGGAGTGGCTGCACTCGAGATCGCACACGCGATCGACGAGAACGCCCGCCGTGAACAGCGTCGGACGGAGATCATCGATGACTGA
- a CDS encoding DNA topoisomerase I, which produces MELIITEKDNAARRIADILSGGSMESTRERGVNVYEWGGKRCVGLSGHVVGVDFPPEYADWRDVEPVELVDASIEKTPTKENIVATLRILARQAELVTIATDYDREGELIGKEAYEIVRDVNEDVPIRRVRFSSITENEVQSAFDQPDDLDFDLAAAGEARQIIDLIWGASLTRFLSLSSGQLGNDFVSVGRVQSPTLKLIVDREREIEAFDPETYWELFADLTKDDEPFEAQYFYRDEDGNEAERVWEAPDAEAAYEALSSADAATVVDVTRRTRTDRPPAPFNTTQFIRAAGAIGFSAKRAMSIAEDLYTAGYITYPRTDNTVYPDDLDPETLLDEFVGHAVLGESAESLLESDHDLVPTEGDEETTDHPPIHPTGEIPTRGGDVNEDEWKVYELVVRRFYATVAEPARWEHLKVVAEAADRRLKANGKRLVEPGYHAVYPYYSTSENYVPAVEEGEELAVSEVDLEEKETQPPRRYGQSRLIETMEAMGIGTKSTRHNTLEKLYDRGYIESDPPRPTQLAMAVVDAAENYADRVVSEEMTAQLEADMDAIASGEATLDDVTAESREMLETIFDDLVDSREEIGDHLRKSLKADKRLGPCPECGEDLLVRRSRYGSYFVGCDGYPDCEFTLPLPSTGKPLILEETCEEHDLHHVKMLAGRGTFVHGCPLCKAEEAGEGPIIGDCPDCGAEHGGELAIKTLQSGSRLVGCTRYPDCEYSLPLPRRGEIEVTDEYCDEHDLPELVIHNGDEPWELGCPICNYREFQARESESGSDLESLEGIGAKTAEKLADAGIESLDDLTAADPDDVAGEVEGVSADRVRSWQAKA; this is translated from the coding sequence GTGGAGCTGATTATTACCGAGAAGGACAACGCTGCACGGCGGATCGCCGACATTCTCAGCGGCGGCTCGATGGAGTCCACCAGGGAACGCGGCGTCAACGTCTACGAGTGGGGCGGCAAGCGCTGCGTGGGGCTCTCGGGCCACGTCGTCGGCGTCGATTTTCCACCGGAGTACGCAGACTGGCGAGACGTCGAACCCGTCGAGCTCGTCGACGCATCGATCGAGAAGACGCCGACGAAAGAGAACATCGTCGCCACGTTACGCATCCTCGCCCGACAGGCCGAGCTCGTGACGATCGCGACCGACTACGACCGCGAGGGCGAACTCATCGGCAAGGAGGCCTACGAGATCGTCCGCGACGTCAACGAGGACGTCCCGATCCGGCGCGTGCGCTTCTCCTCGATCACCGAGAACGAGGTGCAGTCGGCGTTCGACCAGCCGGACGACCTCGACTTCGACCTCGCCGCCGCCGGCGAGGCTCGCCAGATCATCGATCTGATCTGGGGCGCCTCGCTGACCCGGTTTCTCTCGCTCTCGTCGGGCCAACTCGGCAACGACTTCGTCTCCGTCGGCCGAGTCCAGTCGCCCACGCTCAAGCTGATCGTCGACCGCGAACGCGAGATCGAGGCGTTCGACCCCGAGACGTACTGGGAACTGTTCGCCGACCTCACCAAGGACGACGAGCCCTTCGAGGCGCAGTACTTCTACCGTGACGAGGACGGCAACGAGGCCGAGCGCGTCTGGGAAGCGCCCGACGCCGAGGCGGCCTACGAGGCGCTCTCGAGTGCCGACGCGGCGACGGTCGTCGACGTCACCCGTCGCACGCGAACTGACCGACCCCCGGCGCCGTTCAACACCACGCAGTTCATCCGCGCCGCTGGCGCGATCGGTTTCTCGGCCAAACGGGCGATGTCCATCGCCGAGGACCTCTACACCGCCGGCTACATCACCTACCCCCGGACGGACAACACCGTCTACCCCGACGACCTCGACCCCGAAACGCTGCTCGACGAATTCGTGGGCCACGCCGTCCTCGGCGAGTCAGCCGAGTCGCTGCTCGAGTCCGATCACGACCTCGTCCCGACCGAGGGCGACGAGGAGACGACCGACCACCCGCCGATCCACCCGACCGGCGAGATTCCCACTCGCGGGGGCGACGTCAACGAGGACGAGTGGAAGGTGTACGAACTCGTCGTCCGGCGCTTCTACGCGACGGTCGCCGAACCCGCGAGGTGGGAACACCTCAAGGTCGTCGCCGAGGCCGCCGACCGCCGGCTGAAGGCCAACGGCAAGCGCCTCGTCGAGCCGGGATACCACGCCGTCTACCCGTACTACAGCACGAGCGAAAACTACGTCCCCGCCGTCGAGGAGGGAGAAGAACTCGCCGTCAGCGAGGTCGACCTCGAGGAGAAAGAGACGCAGCCGCCCCGGCGGTACGGCCAGTCGCGACTCATCGAGACCATGGAGGCGATGGGGATCGGCACGAAAAGTACGAGACACAATACCTTAGAAAAATTATACGACCGTGGCTACATCGAGAGCGATCCGCCCCGACCCACCCAGCTCGCGATGGCGGTCGTCGACGCCGCCGAGAACTACGCCGACCGCGTGGTCAGCGAGGAGATGACGGCCCAGCTCGAGGCCGACATGGACGCGATCGCCTCCGGCGAGGCCACCCTCGACGACGTCACCGCCGAATCCCGCGAGATGCTCGAGACGATCTTCGACGACCTCGTCGACTCCAGAGAGGAGATCGGCGACCACCTCCGGAAGTCGCTCAAAGCCGACAAACGCCTCGGCCCCTGTCCGGAGTGTGGCGAGGACTTACTCGTTCGCCGGAGCCGCTACGGCTCGTATTTCGTCGGCTGTGACGGCTACCCCGACTGCGAGTTCACCCTCCCGCTGCCGTCGACGGGCAAGCCGCTGATCTTAGAGGAGACCTGCGAGGAACACGACCTCCACCACGTCAAGATGCTCGCCGGCCGGGGGACGTTCGTCCACGGCTGTCCGCTCTGTAAGGCCGAGGAGGCCGGCGAAGGGCCGATCATCGGCGACTGCCCCGACTGCGGAGCCGAACACGGCGGCGAACTCGCCATCAAGACCCTCCAGAGCGGCTCTCGGCTGGTGGGCTGCACCCGCTACCCCGACTGTGAGTACTCCCTGCCGTTGCCCCGCCGGGGCGAGATCGAGGTCACCGACGAGTACTGCGACGAACACGACCTGCCCGAGCTCGTGATCCACAACGGCGACGAGCCCTGGGAGCTGGGCTGTCCCATCTGTAACTATCGCGAGTTTCAGGCCCGCGAGAGCGAGTCGGGTTCGGACCTCGAGTCCCTCGAGGGGATCGGCGCGAAGACGGCCGAAAAGCTCGCCGACGCCGGTATCGAAAGTCTCGACGACCTGACAGCCGCCGACCCCGACGACGTCGCCGGCGAGGTCGAGGGCGTCAGCGCCGACCGCGTCCGAAGCTGGCAGGCGAAGGCCTAG
- a CDS encoding DUF371 domain-containing protein has translation MVLEEHIHARGHEHVRAAHASTFEVTTDDYLTPAGDCILAIEADRAPADFDPAFVEACRDPDATITMTIAAGGHEETVTGRGDPALEFTNERSAVGRTSEYVDDRTVMVGAEFAAEGFDRDLVDALAGGAEATVTFAVE, from the coding sequence ATGGTGCTCGAAGAACACATCCACGCGCGGGGACACGAACACGTCCGCGCCGCCCACGCGAGCACGTTCGAGGTGACGACCGACGATTACCTCACGCCCGCCGGCGACTGCATCCTCGCGATCGAGGCCGACCGCGCGCCCGCCGACTTCGACCCCGCGTTCGTCGAGGCGTGTCGTGATCCGGACGCGACGATAACGATGACGATCGCCGCGGGCGGTCACGAGGAGACGGTCACGGGGCGGGGCGATCCAGCACTCGAGTTCACGAACGAACGCAGCGCGGTCGGCCGGACGAGTGAGTACGTCGACGACCGGACCGTGATGGTCGGCGCCGAGTTCGCCGCCGAAGGATTCGACCGCGACCTCGTCGACGCGCTCGCAGGCGGTGCCGAGGCGACGGTGACGTTCGCCGTCGAGTAA
- the mvaD gene encoding phosphomevalonate decarboxylase MvaD — protein sequence MKATAMAHPIQGLVKYHGMRDDIERLPYHDSISVCTAPSHTRTTVEFSMDYDDDVYVVDGEELEGRAFERLEAVVDKARGMSDAAHTVYPVRIESENSFPSNVGLGSSSSGFAAAAVALAEAAELDVTRQEISTIARVGSASAARAVTGAFSQLYTGLNDEDCVSRRVPTNLHEELRTIVALVPYHKHTESAHREAADSHMFEARMAHVHGQIAEMRDALRTDDFERAFELAEHDSLSLAATTMTGPSGWVYWQPATLAVFNRVRELREEEEIPVYFSTDTGASVYVNTTEEHAEYVEAEISDCGVSTTTWNVGGPARLLEDESDHLF from the coding sequence ATGAAAGCGACGGCCATGGCCCACCCGATCCAGGGGCTGGTCAAGTACCACGGGATGCGCGACGACATCGAACGGCTGCCCTACCACGACAGCATCAGCGTCTGTACGGCCCCGAGCCACACCCGGACGACCGTCGAGTTCTCGATGGACTACGACGACGACGTCTACGTCGTCGACGGCGAGGAACTCGAGGGTCGCGCGTTCGAACGCCTCGAGGCCGTCGTCGACAAGGCGCGCGGGATGTCCGACGCCGCCCACACGGTGTACCCGGTTCGGATCGAGAGCGAGAACAGCTTCCCGTCGAACGTCGGGCTGGGCTCATCCTCGTCGGGCTTCGCTGCGGCCGCAGTGGCGCTGGCCGAGGCGGCCGAACTCGACGTCACCCGCCAGGAGATCTCGACGATCGCCCGCGTCGGCTCAGCGTCGGCCGCCCGCGCGGTGACGGGTGCGTTCTCCCAGCTCTACACCGGGCTCAACGACGAGGACTGCGTCTCCCGACGCGTTCCGACGAACCTCCACGAGGAGCTGCGAACGATCGTCGCGCTCGTCCCCTACCACAAACACACCGAGTCGGCACATCGGGAGGCCGCCGACAGCCACATGTTCGAGGCGCGGATGGCCCACGTCCACGGCCAGATCGCCGAGATGCGTGACGCCCTCCGAACGGACGACTTCGAGCGGGCGTTCGAACTCGCCGAGCACGACTCGCTTTCCCTCGCCGCGACGACGATGACCGGACCCTCCGGCTGGGTCTACTGGCAGCCTGCCACCCTCGCCGTCTTCAACCGCGTGCGCGAACTCCGCGAAGAGGAGGAGATTCCGGTGTACTTCTCGACGGACACCGGCGCGAGCGTCTACGTCAACACCACCGAGGAACACGCCGAGTACGTCGAAGCGGAAATCTCCGACTGCGGCGTCTCGACGACGACGTGGAACGTCGGCGGCCCGGCCCGGCTGCTCGAGGACGAGTCGGACCACCTGTTCTAG
- the nth gene encoding endonuclease III produces the protein MGTPCGTREEQADVVIERLEEAYPDSTISLRYANRLELLIAVILSAQCTDARVNQETEHLFSKYDGPADYANAPQEELAEDLNSITYYNNKAKYIREACAKILEEHDGEVPDTMTELTDLPGVGRKTANVVLQHGHDVVEGIVVDTHVQRLSRRLGLTEEQYPEPIEADLMGVVPEGYWQQFTHLCIDHGRAVCTARNPSCEECVLADVCPAERGDSEIDLASGEPW, from the coding sequence ATGGGAACGCCGTGCGGTACTCGTGAGGAACAGGCCGATGTAGTCATCGAGCGACTCGAGGAGGCCTACCCCGACTCGACGATCTCGCTTCGGTACGCGAATCGCCTCGAGTTGCTGATTGCCGTCATCCTCTCGGCGCAGTGTACGGACGCGCGGGTGAACCAGGAGACCGAGCACCTCTTCTCGAAGTACGACGGGCCGGCGGACTACGCGAACGCTCCCCAGGAGGAACTCGCCGAGGACCTGAACTCGATCACCTACTACAACAACAAGGCGAAATACATCCGCGAGGCGTGTGCGAAAATCCTCGAGGAACACGACGGCGAGGTGCCCGACACGATGACCGAGTTGACCGACCTCCCCGGCGTGGGGCGAAAGACGGCGAACGTCGTCCTCCAGCACGGCCACGACGTCGTCGAGGGCATCGTCGTCGACACCCACGTGCAACGACTCTCGCGTCGGCTGGGGCTGACCGAGGAACAGTATCCCGAGCCGATCGAGGCGGACCTGATGGGCGTCGTCCCCGAGGGCTACTGGCAGCAGTTCACCCACCTCTGCATCGACCACGGTCGGGCGGTCTGCACGGCTCGGAACCCGTCCTGTGAGGAGTGCGTGCTCGCGGACGTCTGCCCCGCAGAACGCGGTGACAGCGAGATCGATCTCGCCTCGGGCGAGCCCTGGTAG
- a CDS encoding enoyl-CoA hydratase/isomerase family protein has translation MHVDEADGVLRITFDRPGVLNAFSMETAVEFAEHVASADPDDHHAVVVTGEGDAFSAGGDIEAMAERRETPQDAYERICETFGRIVEEMLECPVPIVAKVNGDAVGAGLAITALSDFAYAVPDARFSCAFVRVGLIPDTGGTFILPELVGLRTAKQLAFTGEFFDAERAADLDLINEAVAADDLDDRVDELVETLSRRPTLTIGLTKQAMHENLGRSWSEALDYENLLQVQAYSSDDHEEGVSAFLEGRKPDFN, from the coding sequence ATGCACGTCGACGAAGCTGACGGAGTGTTACGGATCACGTTCGACCGGCCCGGCGTCCTGAACGCGTTTTCGATGGAGACAGCGGTCGAGTTCGCCGAGCACGTCGCGAGTGCCGATCCCGACGACCACCACGCCGTCGTCGTCACGGGTGAGGGCGACGCCTTCAGCGCCGGCGGGGACATCGAGGCGATGGCCGAGCGACGCGAGACGCCACAGGACGCCTACGAGCGAATCTGTGAGACCTTCGGCCGGATCGTCGAGGAGATGCTCGAGTGTCCGGTGCCGATCGTGGCGAAGGTCAACGGCGACGCGGTGGGGGCGGGGCTCGCTATCACGGCGCTCTCGGATTTCGCCTACGCCGTTCCTGATGCCCGTTTTTCCTGTGCGTTCGTTCGCGTCGGCCTCATCCCCGACACGGGTGGAACGTTCATCCTGCCCGAACTCGTGGGGCTGCGAACCGCGAAACAGCTCGCGTTCACCGGCGAGTTCTTCGACGCCGAGCGGGCTGCCGACCTCGACCTGATCAACGAGGCCGTCGCGGCCGACGACCTCGACGACCGCGTCGACGAGCTCGTCGAGACGCTCTCCCGGCGGCCGACGCTCACCATCGGGCTGACGAAGCAGGCGATGCACGAGAACCTCGGCCGGAGCTGGTCCGAGGCGCTCGACTACGAGAACCTGCTTCAGGTGCAAGCCTACAGCTCCGACGACCACGAGGAAGGCGTCAGCGCCTTCCTCGAGGGACGGAAACCCGACTTCAACTGA